One window of the Crassaminicella thermophila genome contains the following:
- a CDS encoding DUF5317 domain-containing protein, whose amino-acid sequence MLIEGTIIGLLLGKIRGGRLENLKFLTIRGWPLFILALILQIMLIFETPFLSRYEGYVYAISLIFLLIVLVINIDKKGFWVLLIGVTLNLLVIFLNNGKIPISFESLDLAGKISLIEGIKSGEILRYIPLEDAKTWTKFLAKCIVIPKPYPLSKVISVGNIFISLGIVLFIQGEMIRIRRRFGHRSTKMIIFQYKGQK is encoded by the coding sequence TTGTTAATTGAAGGAACGATAATCGGGTTGCTTTTAGGAAAAATCAGAGGGGGTAGACTAGAAAATTTAAAATTTTTGACTATAAGAGGATGGCCTTTATTTATACTGGCTTTGATTCTTCAAATAATGCTTATATTTGAAACTCCTTTTTTATCTCGATATGAAGGATATGTTTATGCTATTTCTTTGATTTTTTTGCTTATTGTTTTGGTTATAAATATAGATAAAAAAGGTTTTTGGGTATTACTAATTGGTGTGACTCTAAATCTATTGGTGATTTTTTTGAATAACGGAAAGATACCTATATCTTTTGAAAGCTTAGATTTAGCAGGAAAAATATCTTTAATAGAAGGAATAAAAAGTGGAGAAATATTAAGATATATACCGTTAGAGGATGCTAAAACATGGACAAAATTTTTAGCAAAATGCATTGTAATTCCAAAACCATATCCCTTGTCGAAGGTTATTAGTGTAGGAAATATATTTATCAGTTTGGGTATTGTTTTGTTTATACAAGGGGAAATGATACGAATACGAAGGAGATTTGGGCATAGAAGTACAAAAATGATAATATTTCAATATAAAGGGCAAAAATAA
- the secA gene encoding preprotein translocase subunit SecA — protein sequence MKFLEKIFGSFNDREVKRLFKIVDQIEALEEKIKKLSDEELKNKTNVFKEELKNGKTLDDLLPEAFAVVREAAWRTLGMRHFPVQLLGGIVLHQGRIAEMKTGEGKTLVATAPVYLNALEGKGVHVVTVNDYLAKRDMEWMGKIYNFLGLSVGCIIHGMSTEARRAAYNSDITYGTNNEFGFDYLRDNMVIYKEEMVQRELNYAIVDEVDSILIDEARTPLIISGAGEKSTKLYQIVDQFVRNLKEEVDYVIDEKANTIVLTDEDGGGVEKAEKFFGIENLADPENMEISHHINQALRAHKLMKRDKDYVVKDGEIVIVDEFTGRLMFGRRYSDGLHQAIEAKEGLRVQRESKTLATITLQNYFRMYNKLAGMTGTAKTEEDEFKHIYNMDVVVVPTNKPIQRKDLPDSIYKTEEGKFKAVINQIIEKHKKGQPVLVGTISIENSELLSKMLKRYGIKHEVLNAKQHEREAEIVSQAGRFGAVTIATNMAGRGTDIVLGGNAEFMAKKELKKRGYSDYVLSMVTSFAPTEDEEVIEARKLYNEIYEEIKKMTDKEREKVVEAGGLAIIGTERHESRRIDNQLRGRSGRQGDKGSSQFFISLEDDLMRLFGSEKIQGIVEKLGMDDDQPIEAGILSKSIESAQKRVEGRNFSIRKHVLQYDDVMNKQREVMYKERRRVLEGENLREHIMGMLSSIVDSAIETYTADAKYPEEWDLKGMEDYLYTIFLPKGSLQFDDLEELTKEELKSRIMKMADDLYRQKEEEVGEERMRELERVILLRIVDTKWMDHIDAMDQLRQGIGLRAYGQEDPVRAYQVEGFDMFEAMIASIQEDTIRHLFNVTVQTETQRKQVVKVTGMRGPDAPEERKPVTKHNHVGRNEPCPCGSGKKYKKCCGR from the coding sequence ATGAAGTTTTTAGAAAAGATATTCGGTAGTTTTAATGATAGAGAAGTGAAAAGATTATTTAAGATAGTAGACCAAATAGAGGCATTAGAAGAAAAAATCAAAAAATTAAGTGATGAAGAATTAAAAAATAAAACTAATGTATTTAAAGAAGAATTAAAAAATGGAAAAACATTAGATGACTTATTACCAGAAGCTTTTGCAGTAGTAAGAGAAGCAGCATGGAGAACTTTAGGAATGAGACACTTTCCTGTACAGCTTTTAGGAGGAATTGTGCTTCATCAAGGACGTATTGCTGAGATGAAGACAGGGGAAGGAAAAACTTTGGTTGCTACAGCTCCTGTATACTTAAATGCCCTTGAAGGAAAAGGTGTACATGTTGTAACTGTTAATGATTATTTGGCAAAACGTGATATGGAATGGATGGGTAAAATTTACAATTTCTTAGGCTTATCTGTAGGCTGTATTATTCATGGAATGAGTACAGAAGCAAGAAGAGCTGCTTATAATTCAGATATTACTTATGGAACAAATAATGAATTTGGTTTTGATTATTTAAGAGACAATATGGTCATATACAAAGAAGAAATGGTTCAAAGAGAGCTAAATTATGCTATTGTGGATGAGGTAGACAGTATTTTAATAGATGAAGCAAGAACACCTCTTATTATTTCTGGAGCAGGAGAAAAGTCAACAAAGCTATATCAAATTGTAGATCAATTTGTAAGAAATCTTAAAGAAGAAGTAGATTATGTGATAGATGAAAAAGCAAACACAATTGTCTTAACAGATGAAGATGGTGGTGGTGTTGAGAAGGCAGAAAAGTTTTTTGGAATAGAAAATCTTGCAGATCCAGAAAATATGGAGATTTCTCATCATATTAATCAAGCATTAAGGGCACATAAACTAATGAAGCGTGATAAGGATTATGTGGTAAAGGATGGAGAAATTGTTATTGTTGATGAATTTACAGGAAGACTTATGTTTGGTAGAAGGTACAGCGATGGATTACATCAAGCTATAGAAGCAAAAGAAGGCTTGAGGGTGCAAAGAGAATCAAAGACTTTGGCAACCATTACCCTTCAAAACTATTTTAGAATGTATAATAAGCTAGCTGGTATGACAGGTACAGCAAAGACAGAAGAAGATGAATTTAAGCATATTTATAATATGGATGTTGTAGTAGTTCCGACAAATAAGCCTATTCAAAGAAAGGATTTGCCTGATTCTATTTATAAAACAGAAGAAGGAAAGTTTAAAGCTGTTATAAACCAGATAATAGAAAAGCATAAAAAGGGACAGCCAGTACTTGTCGGTACTATATCTATAGAAAATTCAGAGCTTTTAAGCAAAATGTTAAAAAGATATGGAATCAAGCATGAAGTTTTAAATGCAAAGCAACATGAAAGAGAAGCAGAGATTGTATCTCAAGCAGGACGATTTGGGGCTGTAACCATTGCTACAAATATGGCAGGACGTGGTACAGATATTGTATTAGGTGGAAATGCTGAATTTATGGCGAAAAAGGAATTAAAAAAGAGAGGATATAGTGATTATGTTCTTTCTATGGTTACAAGCTTTGCACCTACAGAGGATGAAGAAGTTATAGAAGCTAGAAAGCTTTATAATGAAATTTATGAAGAAATCAAAAAGATGACAGATAAAGAGCGTGAAAAGGTTGTTGAAGCTGGTGGACTTGCGATTATCGGTACGGAAAGACATGAATCAAGAAGAATTGATAATCAGTTAAGAGGACGTTCAGGTCGTCAAGGAGACAAAGGATCATCTCAATTTTTTATTTCATTAGAAGATGATTTGATGAGATTATTTGGTAGTGAAAAAATACAAGGAATTGTAGAGAAATTAGGGATGGATGATGACCAACCTATTGAAGCAGGTATTCTTTCAAAATCAATAGAGAGCGCACAAAAGAGAGTAGAAGGAAGAAACTTCTCAATAAGAAAGCATGTTCTTCAGTATGATGATGTTATGAATAAGCAAAGAGAAGTTATGTACAAAGAAAGAAGAAGGGTTTTAGAAGGAGAAAATTTAAGAGAGCATATTATGGGAATGCTTTCAAGTATTGTAGATAGTGCTATTGAAACTTATACAGCAGATGCAAAATACCCAGAAGAGTGGGATTTAAAAGGAATGGAAGACTATCTATACACTATATTTTTACCAAAAGGAAGCTTACAATTTGATGATTTAGAAGAACTGACAAAAGAAGAGCTAAAGTCAAGAATAATGAAAATGGCAGATGATTTATATCGTCAAAAAGAAGAAGAAGTTGGAGAAGAAAGAATGAGAGAATTAGAAAGAGTAATTCTTCTTCGTATTGTAGATACAAAATGGATGGATCATATTGATGCTATGGACCAACTAAGACAAGGAATTGGACTTAGAGCTTATGGACAAGAAGATCCTGTAAGAGCTTATCAAGTTGAAGGATTTGATATGTTTGAGGCTATGATTGCTAGTATACAGGAAGATACAATAAGACACTTATTCAATGTAACTGTTCAAACAGAAACACAGAGAAAACAAGTTGTAAAAGTGACAGGAATGAGAGGTCCTGATGCACCAGAAGAAAGAAAGCCTGTTACTAAGCATAATCATGTTGGAAGAAATGAACCTTGTCCATGTGGAAGTGGTAAAAAGTACAAAAAATGTTGTGGTAGATAG
- a CDS encoding YaaR family protein, translated as MNFLNTIRPIQGPNAPKPPAIVNQNKELTLKNTFLEKFDKIKSDEVKKHAQKLYDKIVEKSEKIGDRLYLQDLTEYKKLVKEFLNVVVTNSHVFSKDNFLDRRGRHRVFSQVKQVDKALADLTHDFLKQEVDRISILKKLDDIRGMLLDMFM; from the coding sequence GTGAATTTTTTGAACACTATACGTCCCATTCAAGGACCAAATGCACCAAAACCCCCTGCTATAGTTAATCAAAATAAAGAATTAACCTTAAAAAATACTTTCTTGGAAAAATTCGATAAGATAAAATCTGATGAGGTAAAAAAACATGCACAAAAGTTGTATGATAAGATTGTTGAAAAGTCAGAAAAAATTGGAGATAGATTATATCTACAAGATTTAACAGAATATAAAAAGCTAGTGAAAGAATTTTTAAATGTAGTCGTAACAAACTCTCATGTTTTTTCAAAAGACAATTTTTTAGATAGACGAGGCCGCCATCGTGTTTTTTCACAAGTAAAACAAGTAGATAAAGCCCTTGCAGATCTAACCCATGATTTTTTAAAGCAAGAAGTTGATAGAATCTCTATATTAAAAAAACTTGATGATATCCGAGGAATGTTGTTAGATATGTTTATGTAG
- the fliS gene encoding flagellar export chaperone FliS, with protein MAMRNPYGGLNQYKQNNIMTAPPQELTLMLYNGAVKFVNQAILFIEQKNIQKSHEAIIRANDIITELNATLDMKYEVSKGLRAIYDFISEKLVDANIKKDKGILEEVLPLITELRDTWKQAMELAKKR; from the coding sequence ATGGCAATGCGCAATCCTTACGGTGGATTGAATCAATACAAACAAAATAATATAATGACAGCTCCACCACAGGAGCTGACTTTGATGCTTTACAATGGTGCAGTGAAGTTTGTGAATCAAGCAATACTTTTTATTGAACAAAAAAATATACAAAAATCCCATGAAGCTATCATAAGAGCAAATGATATTATTACAGAGTTGAATGCAACATTAGACATGAAATATGAAGTTTCAAAGGGATTAAGAGCAATATATGACTTTATATCTGAAAAATTGGTAGATGCAAATATAAAGAAAGATAAAGGAATCTTAGAAGAAGTATTACCATTAATTACAGAACTGAGAGATACTTGGAAACAAGCGATGGAACTAGCAAAAAAGAGATAA
- the hpf gene encoding ribosome hibernation-promoting factor, HPF/YfiA family — protein MIVIVSGKNLEVTDALKDMVKAKLERFGKYFKEDTEAQATLTVEKNRQIIEITIPINGTILRAEEATEDMYTSVDKAIDKLYKQIRKHKTKLQKRYKGHDTIRFEDIPNFNDDKDEAKIVKTKRFPVKPMDAEEAVLQMELLGHNFYVFTNSDTDDVNVVYKRKDGNYGLIEPTF, from the coding sequence ATGATAGTTATTGTAAGTGGAAAAAATTTAGAAGTTACAGATGCTTTAAAGGACATGGTAAAAGCAAAATTAGAGAGGTTTGGAAAATATTTCAAGGAAGATACAGAGGCTCAAGCAACTTTAACAGTAGAAAAAAATAGGCAAATTATTGAGATTACCATTCCTATTAATGGTACTATTCTCAGAGCAGAAGAAGCCACAGAAGATATGTATACATCTGTAGATAAAGCTATAGACAAATTATACAAGCAGATTAGAAAGCATAAAACAAAACTACAAAAAAGATATAAAGGTCATGATACCATTCGATTTGAAGATATACCTAATTTTAATGATGATAAGGATGAAGCAAAAATTGTAAAAACAAAGAGATTTCCAGTAAAACCTATGGATGCAGAAGAAGCAGTACTACAAATGGAGTTATTAGGACATAATTTTTACGTATTTACAAATAGTGATACAGATGATGTAAATGTGGTTTATAAAAGAAAAGATGGAAATTATGGATTGATAGAACCAACCTTCTAA
- a CDS encoding flagellar protein FlaG, which produces MRIDGINIIGNQYQGANNYGGATQTAEKEVQIKDPNQIRNENFPGEQQLIEAIEKSNEDLKLDNTRLHFSIHEKTKQIIVKIIDNNTEETIREIPSEKILDMVATMMERTGLFVDKKA; this is translated from the coding sequence ATGAGAATCGATGGAATTAATATTATAGGAAATCAGTATCAAGGAGCGAATAATTATGGAGGAGCAACTCAAACAGCTGAGAAAGAAGTGCAAATTAAAGACCCTAATCAGATAAGAAATGAGAACTTTCCTGGAGAGCAGCAGTTGATTGAAGCTATAGAAAAATCAAATGAAGATTTGAAGCTAGACAACACAAGATTACACTTTTCTATCCATGAAAAAACAAAACAAATCATAGTAAAGATTATTGATAATAATACTGAAGAAACGATTAGAGAGATTCCATCAGAGAAAATATTAGATATGGTGGCAACAATGATGGAGAGAACAGGATTGTTTGTTGATAAAAAAGCGTAA
- a CDS encoding DUF6240 domain-containing protein, with the protein MHSLMNLNFFKIKNIYGSVVKKPFQINGILLGKEKNTVRVAIGNCRIVEAVLKDKIQERIGDKVSIDKSKIISMRIYDQLENAKPIKQDKYEEMLKFYGVDLTEQSLEAVKALEKFNIPASKESIESLMVSRRYFDVIKEQLNHDMAIKLMEKNVDIEHESLQKVANAIEEIREEKESASPWNFFSRNKEITTEEAEKIAKKVYGSPMGKDITDIIKALHKEGVSINKKNIERVYDIFYKLGKLDRMQDEYFADVYKQEIEPTIENLYNVKYHVKEGMIPSKSQLSRLATNIYEDHSLKSGKVSDKTLEMIKDKISDHLKALGLEITKEHIELAKVLIKAGISLTKENINAVLNMKDALKDLTKELDVQKACKMIRDGFNIEKQDIRRVIKVLNIFYKQDSGINAIRIEDMSFSEKIMNLSKKTFDKGINRIANINQMLSKVKALNFQQITFHMTKGIPLNLRQISNTYDHLMNNNASNKMFQLEEQKIINYLKANEEDLRLKEIPKGVALDAGKALVSSGLQISIVNIQKVFEIYGRYSRIRKNLSPKIIIDSVKEEKDLENMELEKLDAYVKEKMAEQGENESDFDDNHKMKNIKKMVENICEAGKEKDTIFPLLLKNNMLFSLKEIEGIYLYLKNQQQLGNKIGEMVQLIGKVDNPKLREALLKLKKLSKKISEKLKEGELTGDTSYDELLKHIGNMQKDMTFSEDETFKEHMKELLDSLEMQRKLNHKNLTVQFPVLLGEQFKNLQVYIQESSIFKKGASENLRTVFMNLDTNHIGQINMMLGIEKNQVDLTIGVNGYEERDKLIKKLPFLEEMLKDMGYVLKKVSFDLEASNQRIKEKVHESEQNYFIFDLKI; encoded by the coding sequence ATGCATAGTTTAATGAATTTAAACTTTTTCAAAATAAAAAATATATATGGTAGTGTTGTAAAAAAGCCTTTTCAAATAAATGGTATTTTATTAGGAAAAGAAAAAAATACTGTACGGGTGGCTATTGGTAACTGTCGAATTGTGGAAGCTGTATTGAAGGATAAGATACAAGAACGCATAGGGGATAAGGTTTCAATTGATAAATCTAAGATTATTTCTATGAGGATTTATGACCAATTAGAAAATGCAAAGCCAATAAAGCAAGATAAATATGAGGAAATGTTGAAATTTTATGGAGTTGATTTGACAGAACAATCTTTAGAAGCGGTAAAAGCACTAGAGAAATTTAATATTCCAGCAAGTAAGGAATCTATTGAATCTCTTATGGTTTCTAGGAGATATTTTGATGTTATAAAGGAACAATTAAATCATGATATGGCAATCAAGCTTATGGAAAAGAATGTAGACATAGAGCATGAATCTCTTCAAAAAGTAGCCAATGCTATAGAAGAAATCAGAGAAGAAAAGGAGAGTGCATCTCCTTGGAATTTTTTTAGTAGAAATAAGGAGATAACGACTGAAGAAGCAGAAAAAATAGCCAAAAAGGTTTATGGAAGTCCTATGGGAAAAGATATTACAGATATTATAAAAGCACTTCATAAAGAGGGAGTTAGTATTAATAAGAAAAATATTGAAAGAGTTTATGATATTTTTTATAAATTAGGCAAGCTAGATAGGATGCAAGATGAATATTTTGCAGATGTATACAAACAAGAAATAGAACCTACAATCGAAAATCTTTATAATGTGAAGTATCATGTTAAGGAAGGTATGATTCCTAGTAAGTCACAGCTTTCACGTTTGGCAACAAACATTTATGAAGATCATAGTTTGAAATCTGGGAAGGTTTCAGATAAAACTTTAGAAATGATTAAAGATAAAATAAGTGATCACTTAAAAGCTTTAGGGTTAGAAATTACTAAAGAGCATATAGAGTTAGCAAAAGTACTTATTAAAGCAGGAATTTCTTTGACAAAAGAAAATATAAATGCAGTTTTAAATATGAAAGATGCTTTGAAAGATCTAACGAAAGAATTAGATGTACAAAAAGCATGCAAAATGATTAGGGACGGATTTAATATTGAAAAGCAAGATATCAGAAGGGTTATAAAGGTTTTAAATATATTTTATAAACAAGATTCAGGAATAAATGCTATAAGAATAGAAGATATGTCTTTTTCTGAAAAAATAATGAATCTTTCTAAAAAGACTTTTGATAAAGGAATAAATCGTATTGCAAATATAAATCAAATGCTTAGTAAAGTAAAGGCACTGAACTTTCAGCAAATTACTTTTCATATGACAAAGGGAATTCCGCTAAATCTTAGGCAAATAAGCAATACTTATGATCATTTAATGAATAATAATGCATCTAATAAAATGTTTCAATTGGAAGAACAAAAAATTATAAATTATTTAAAAGCAAATGAGGAAGATTTAAGATTAAAAGAAATTCCTAAAGGAGTAGCATTAGATGCAGGAAAAGCACTTGTAAGCAGTGGTTTACAGATAAGCATTGTGAATATACAGAAGGTTTTTGAAATATATGGACGATATAGCAGGATAAGAAAAAATTTATCCCCTAAAATTATTATAGACAGTGTTAAAGAAGAAAAAGATTTAGAGAATATGGAGCTAGAAAAATTAGATGCCTATGTAAAGGAAAAGATGGCTGAGCAAGGGGAAAATGAAAGTGATTTTGATGATAATCATAAAATGAAGAATATAAAAAAAATGGTAGAGAATATATGTGAAGCAGGAAAGGAAAAAGATACTATCTTTCCTTTATTGTTGAAAAATAATATGCTATTTTCCTTAAAAGAAATAGAGGGTATTTATTTGTACCTTAAAAATCAACAGCAGTTAGGAAATAAAATTGGTGAAATGGTTCAGTTGATAGGTAAAGTAGATAATCCTAAGCTTCGTGAGGCTCTATTGAAGTTAAAGAAATTATCAAAAAAAATATCAGAAAAATTAAAAGAAGGAGAACTAACAGGGGACACGTCTTATGATGAATTACTTAAGCATATTGGAAATATGCAAAAGGATATGACATTTTCTGAGGATGAGACCTTTAAAGAACATATGAAAGAGCTACTAGATTCTTTAGAGATGCAAAGAAAGCTAAATCATAAAAACTTAACGGTACAATTTCCTGTGTTATTAGGAGAACAATTTAAAAATCTGCAAGTTTATATACAGGAAAGTAGTATTTTTAAAAAAGGAGCTTCAGAAAACTTAAGAACAGTTTTTATGAATTTAGATACAAATCATATAGGTCAAATAAATATGATGCTTGGTATAGAGAAAAATCAAGTAGATTTAACCATAGGGGTAAATGGATACGAGGAGAGAGACAAATTAATAAAAAAGCTTCCTTTTTTAGAAGAAATGCTTAAGGATATGGGATATGTGCTAAAGAAGGTATCCTTTGATTTAGAAGCAAGCAATCAACGAATTAAAGAAAAGGTTCATGAAAGTGAACAAAATTATTTTATTTTTGATTTGAAAATATAG
- the flgN gene encoding flagellar export chaperone FlgN has translation MNIKDTIDLLIDISKKKETALKKILNLTIMQEGLIKNNDLEKLGDLLKKKQYLIEKINQMDIDFLSNYGRLKKSLGITSIENVNVEEYPSLKELKLHIQNIMKSLRQIDEIDKRNTKNLQIDFDKVKEELKKIKAKKQSSKIAASYMKKYASVQGVFIDKK, from the coding sequence ATGAATATAAAGGATACAATTGATTTATTGATAGATATATCAAAGAAAAAAGAAACAGCTTTAAAAAAAATTTTGAACTTAACTATTATGCAAGAAGGCCTTATAAAAAACAATGATTTAGAAAAATTAGGAGATTTACTTAAAAAAAAGCAGTATTTAATTGAAAAGATTAACCAGATGGATATAGATTTTTTAAGCAATTATGGACGATTAAAAAAATCTTTAGGAATTACTTCTATTGAAAATGTAAATGTAGAGGAATATCCTTCTTTAAAGGAATTAAAACTACATATTCAAAATATTATGAAAAGCCTTAGACAAATAGATGAGATTGATAAAAGAAACACAAAAAATTTACAGATAGATTTTGATAAAGTAAAAGAAGAATTAAAAAAAATAAAAGCAAAAAAACAAAGTTCAAAAATCGCTGCAAGCTACATGAAAAAATATGCTAGTGTACAAGGGGTATTTATTGATAAAAAATAA
- the fliD gene encoding flagellar filament capping protein FliD, with the protein MDSMRITGLASGMDTESMVRDLMKAERVRVDKYYQQKEIDKWKQEQYNDINKELANFVLDVSKEFGVSRRSYGSMISDTSSLNWVKKASSSDDTIFTANATAKAVSGTHKIKVKQLAEGVSVGSKSEVLAGTSKATSSTKLSELGVNDGLITFQINVDGTQKDVTVNFLATDTIEDLVDKINSATTADGDALGIQASFDDTSGRLFLSTKETGNASQIKITSDAENLFTGNSNKFKLLDESDQAIFTIGTAVTGKDAQIDFDGAVGITYSSNQFTINGIDINLNALPTNTDTEYTIKVETDVDGVYNKIKSFVDKYNDLIDKLNKKVSEKRYRDFMPLTKEQKEAMNEDDIKLWEEKAKSGLLKNDDIITRTIQNMRNGLYETVYKDGATEALGVFSQLSQIGITTGEWKDKGKLVISDDPEKGLKAAIEKDVDAVLDLLFKPSSITKSDKDLTAEERETKRKESGLLNRLFDDIVTGMKDIVNKSGTGENADLYRDVKSNILIDFVTNMGSISYLDKDILNVEKSITREEDRLEKIEDNYWRKFTAMEKALSEMNSQSAWLMSQVGGM; encoded by the coding sequence ATGGATAGTATGCGTATTACAGGACTGGCTTCTGGTATGGATACAGAAAGTATGGTAAGGGATTTAATGAAGGCAGAGCGTGTAAGAGTAGATAAATACTATCAGCAAAAGGAAATTGATAAATGGAAACAAGAACAGTATAATGATATAAATAAGGAACTTGCTAACTTTGTATTAGATGTATCTAAAGAGTTTGGTGTGAGTAGAAGAAGCTATGGTTCTATGATTTCTGATACATCATCTCTTAATTGGGTAAAGAAGGCTTCTAGCTCTGATGATACTATATTTACTGCAAATGCTACAGCTAAAGCTGTATCAGGGACACATAAAATAAAAGTAAAGCAGCTAGCAGAAGGGGTTAGTGTAGGTAGTAAGAGTGAAGTGTTAGCAGGTACAAGCAAAGCAACTTCTTCTACAAAGTTGTCTGAATTAGGAGTTAATGATGGTCTAATAACTTTTCAAATTAATGTAGATGGTACACAAAAAGATGTAACAGTCAATTTTTTAGCTACAGATACGATTGAAGACCTTGTAGACAAAATAAATAGTGCAACAACAGCTGATGGTGATGCTTTAGGAATACAAGCTAGCTTTGATGATACATCGGGAAGACTGTTTTTATCTACAAAAGAAACAGGAAATGCTTCGCAGATAAAAATTACAAGTGACGCTGAAAATTTATTTACTGGAAACAGTAATAAGTTCAAATTACTTGACGAAAGTGATCAAGCAATTTTTACTATTGGTACAGCAGTAACTGGAAAAGATGCACAAATAGATTTTGATGGAGCAGTAGGTATTACTTATTCTTCAAACCAGTTTACAATCAATGGAATAGACATTAATCTAAATGCATTACCTACAAATACAGATACAGAATATACTATAAAAGTAGAAACTGATGTAGATGGTGTATACAATAAAATAAAATCCTTTGTAGATAAATATAATGACCTTATTGATAAACTAAATAAGAAAGTATCTGAAAAGCGTTATAGAGATTTCATGCCTTTAACAAAAGAGCAAAAAGAAGCAATGAATGAAGATGATATTAAGCTATGGGAAGAAAAAGCAAAGAGTGGTCTTTTAAAAAATGATGATATAATTACTCGTACAATTCAAAATATGAGAAATGGATTGTATGAGACTGTATATAAAGATGGAGCAACAGAAGCATTAGGTGTATTTAGTCAATTATCTCAAATTGGTATTACTACAGGTGAATGGAAGGATAAAGGAAAATTAGTTATTAGTGATGACCCAGAAAAAGGCTTAAAAGCTGCTATAGAAAAGGATGTTGATGCTGTATTAGACCTTTTATTTAAACCATCTTCTATAACCAAAAGCGATAAAGACCTAACAGCAGAAGAAAGAGAAACAAAGCGCAAGGAATCAGGTCTTTTAAACCGTTTATTTGATGATATTGTTACAGGAATGAAAGATATTGTAAACAAGTCTGGTACAGGAGAAAATGCAGATTTATACAGGGATGTAAAAAGTAATATACTGATAGATTTTGTTACAAATATGGGTTCTATTAGTTATTTAGATAAAGATATACTAAATGTTGAAAAAAGCATTACAAGAGAAGAAGACAGATTAGAAAAGATTGAAGATAATTATTGGCGTAAGTTTACAGCTATGGAAAAAGCATTGAGTGAAATGAATTCCCAAAGTGCATGGTTAATGAGTCAAGTTGGTGGAATGTAG